The following proteins come from a genomic window of Maniola jurtina chromosome 15, ilManJurt1.1, whole genome shotgun sequence:
- the LOC123872730 gene encoding myosin heavy chain, muscle isoform X26 produces MPKAAVQEGEDPDPTPYLFVSLEQKRIDQSKPYDGKKACWVPDEKEGFVQGEIKATKGDLVTVTLPGGETKDFKKDLVGQVNPPKYEKCEDMSNLTYLNDASVLYNLKQRYYHKLIYTYSGLFCVAINPYKRFPVYTFRCAKLYRGKRRSEVPPHIFAISDGAYVNMLTNHENQSMLITGESGAGKTENTKKVIAYFATVGASSKKEQTTSDKKGSLEDQVVQTNPVLEAFGNAKTVRNDNSSRFGKFIRIHFGPSGKLAGADIETYLLEKARVISQQALERSYHIFYQMMSGSVKGLKDMCLLSNDIHDYYNVAQGKITIPNVDDGEECLLTDEAFDILGFTQEEKDNVYKITAAVMHMGCMKFKQRGREEQAEADGTEDGEKVAKLLGVDVQDLYKNLLKPRIKVGNEFVTQGRNKDQVTNSVGALCKGMFDRLFKWLVKKCNETLDTKQKRQHFIGVLDIAGFEIFDYNGFEQLCINFTNEKLQQFFNHHMFVLEQEEYKQEGINWTFIDFGMDLLACIDLIEKPMGILSILEEESMFPKATDQTFVEKLNNNHLGKSAPYLKPKPPKPGCQAAHFAIGHYAGNVGYNITGWLEKNKDPLNDTVVDQFKKGQNKLLVEIFADHPGQSGQPDAGGGGKGGRGKKGGGFATVSSAYKEQLNNLMTTLRSTQPHFVRCIIPNELKQAGLIDSHLVMHQLTCNGVLEGIRICRKGFPNRMVYPDFKLRYMILAPAIMQAEKDPKEAARKCLEAVELDPESYRIGHTKVFFRAGVLGQMEELRDDRLSKIISWLQAYIRGYLSRKDFKKLQEQRLALQVVQRNLRKYLQLRTWPWWKLWQRVKPLLNVSRIEDEIAKLEEKAQKAQEAFEKEEKLRKEVEALNAKLLEEKANLLASLEGEKGSLSEIQDRANKLQAQKADVESQLRDTQDRLTQEEDARNQLFQAKKKLEQEVSGLKKDVEDLELSVQKSEQDKATKDHQIRNLNDEIAHQDELINKLNKEKKMQGESNQKTAEELQAAEDKVNHLNKVKQKLEQTLDELEDSLEREKKLRGDVEKQRRKVEGDLKLTQEAVADLERNKKELEQTVQRKDKEISSLTAKLEDEQSLVSKTQKQIKELQARIEELEEEVESERQARAKAEKQRADLARELEELGERLEEAGGATSAQIELNKKREAELSKLRRDLEEANIQHESTLANLRKKHNDAVAEMGEQLDQLNKLKSKAEHDRASCYNELNNTRAAIDQVAREKAASEKIIKQLQHQLNEVQNKADEANRTLNDLDAAKKKLSIENSDLLRQLEEAESQVSQLSKIKVSLTTQLEDTKRLADEEARERATLLGKFRNLEHDLDNIREQVEEEAEGKADLQRQLSKANAEAQLWRSKYESEGVARSEELEEAKRKLQARLAEAEETIESLNQKVVALEKTKQRLATEVEDLQLEVDRATAIANAAEKKQKAFDKIIGEWKLKVDDLAAELDASQKECRNYSTELFRLKGAYEEGQEQLEAVRRENKNLADEVKDLLDQIGEGGRNIHEIEKARKRLEAEKDELQAALEEAEAALEQEENKVLRAQLELSQVRQEIDRRIQEKEEEFENTRKNHQRALDSMQASLEAEAKGKAEALRMKKKLEADINELEIALDHANKANAEAQKNIKRYQGQIKDLQTALEEEQRARDDAREQLGISERRANALQNELEESRTLLEQADRARRQAEQELGDAHEQLNDLSAQNGSLSAAKRKLESELQTLHSDLDELLNEAKNSEEKAKKAMVDAARLADELRAEQEHAQTQEKLRKALEQQIKELQVRLDEAEANALKGGKKAIQKLEQRVRELENELDGEQRRHADAQKNLRKAERRIKELTFQGEEDRKNHERMQDLVDKLQQKIKTYKRQIEEAEEIAALNLAKFRKAQQELEEAEERADLAEQAISKFRGKGRAGSAARGVSPAPRSRPAFDGFGTFPPRFDLGPENDF; encoded by the exons CAACCACGAGAATCAATCTATGTTGattac CGGTGAGTCTGGTGCTGGTAAGACTGAGAACACGAAAAAGGTAATCGCGTACTTCGCCACCGTCGGTGCCTCCTCGAAGAAGGAGCAGACCACCAGCGACAAGAAGGGATCTCTGGAAGACCAGGTCGTACAAACTAACCCTGTGCTTGAAGCCTTCGGTAACGCCAAGACTGTCCGTAACGACAACTCCTCCCGTTTC GGTAAATTCATCCGTATTCACTTCGGACCCTCTGGAAAACTGGCTGGTGCCGATATTGAGAcct ATCTGCTAGAGAAGGCCCGTGTCATCTCCCAACAGGCGCTCGAGCGTTCTTACCACATCTTCTACCAGATGATGTCTGGCTCCGTCAAAGGACTTAAAG ACATGTGTTTGTTGTCAAACGACATTCACGATTACTATAACGTCGCCCAGGGTAAGATTACGATCCCCAACGTCGATGATGGTGAGGAATGCCTCTTGACAGAC GAAGCCTTCGACATCCTGGGCTTCACCCAGGAAGAGAAGGACAACGTATACAAGATCACCGCCGCTGTCATGCACATGGGCTGCATGAAGTTCAAGCAGAGGGGTCGCGAGGAACAGGCTGAGGCCGACGGCACTGAG GACGGCGAGAAAGTCGCCAAGCTCCTCGGTGTGGACGTCCAGGACTTGTACAAGAACCTGTTGAAGCCCCGCATCAAGGTCGGAAACGAGTTCGTGACCCAGGGTCGTAACAAGGACCAGGTCACCAACTCCGTGGGTGCTCTTTGCAAGGGCATGTTCGATCGTCTCTTCAAGTGGCTCGTCAAGAAGTGTAACGAGACCCTAGACACCAAGCAGAAGAGGCAGCACTTCATCGGTGTACTGGATATTGCTGGTTTCGAAATCTTCGAC TACAACGGTTTCGAGCAACTCTGCATTAACTTCACGAATGAGAAGCTGCAACAATTCTTTAACCACCACATGTTCGTCCTCGAACAAGAGGAGTACAAGCAGGAGGGCATCAACTGGACCTTCATCGATTTCGGGATGGACTTGCTCGCTTGTATCGATCTGATCGAAAAG CCTATGGGTATCCTCTCAATTCTTGAGGAAGAGTCTATGTTCCCGAAAGCCACTGATCAGACGTTCGTGGAGAAGTTGAACAACAACCACTTGGGCAAGTCTGCTCCTTACTTGAAGCCCAAGCCCCCCAAGCCTGGTTGCCAAGCCGCTCACTTCGCTATTGGTCATTACGCCGGTAAT GTCGGTTACAACATCACTGGCTGGCTTGAGAAGAACAAGGACCCTCTTAACGACACCGTAGTCGACCAGTTCAAGAAGGGCCAGAACAAACTGTTGGTAGAGATCTTCGCTGACCATCCTGGACAGTCCGGCCAGCCTGATGCCGGTGGCGGCGGCAAGG GAGGTCGCGGTAAGAAGGGCGGTGGTTTTGCTACTGTCTCTTCCGCATACAAG GAACAACTGAACAACTTGATGACAACGCTGAGGTCGACACAGCCTCACTTCGTGCGTTGTATCATTCCCAATGAATTGAAGCAGGCCG GTCTCATCGACTCTCACCTTGTGATGCACCAGCTCACCTGTAACGGTGTGCTGGAAGGCATCCGTATTTGCCGTAAAGGTTTCCCCAACAGGATGGTCTACCCTGACTTCAAGCTCCG CTACATGATTCTTGCGCCAGCTATCATGCAAGCTGAAAAAGATCCAAAAGAAGCAGCAAGGAAGTGTCTCGAAGCGGTCGAGCTCGACCCTGAAAGTTATCGTATAGGTCACACCAAG GTATTCTTCCGCGCCGGTGTCCTGGGTCAGATGGAAGAGTTGCGTGATGACAGGCTCTCCAAGATCATATCTTGGCTCCAGGCCTACATCCGTGGTTACCTCTCCAGGAAGGACTTCAAGAAACTGCAAGAACAGAG ATTGGCCCTCCAAGTCGTCCAGCGCAACTTGCGCAAGTACCTCCAGCTGCGCACCTGGCCCTGGTGGAAGCTGTGGCAGAGGGTCAAGCCCCTGCTCAACGTCTCCCGCATCGAGGACGAGATCGCG AAACTGGAAGAGAAGGCACAGAAGGCCCAGGAAGCCTTCGAGAAGGAAGAGAAGCTTCGCAAGGAAGTCGAGGCCCTCAACGCCAAACTCCTCGAAGAGAAGGCAAACCTTCTGGCTTCTCTCGAAGGCGAGAAGGGCTCGCTCTCTGAAATCCAGGACCGCGCCAACAAGCTCCAGGCGCAGAAGGCTGACGTCGAGAGCCAACTTCGG GACACACAAGACCGCCTAACTCAAGAGGAGGATGCCCGTAACCAACTCTTCCAAGCCAAGAAGAAGTTGGAACAGGAAGTGTCCGGCTTGAAGAAGGATGTAGAAGATCTCGAACTTTCCGTCCAGAAGTCCGAACAAGACAAGGCCACCAAGGATCACCAGATCCGCAACTTGAACGATGAGATCGCCCACCAGGACGAGCTCATCAACAAGCTCAACAAGGAGAAGAAGATGCAAGGCGAGAGCAACCAGAAGACCGCGGAAGAGCTGCAAGCGGCTGAGGACAAGGTCAACCACCTCAACAAGGTCAAGCAGAAGCTCGAGCAGACCCTCGACGAGCTCGAGGACTCCTTGGAGCGCGAGAAGAAACTGCGTGGTGACGTCGAGAAGCAGAGGAGGAAGGTCGAGGGTGACCTCAAGCTCACCCAGGAAGCCGTCGCCGACCTCGAACGCAACAAGAAGGAGCTCGAACAGACCGTCCAGCGCAAGGACAAGGAAATCTCTTCCCTCACCGCCAAGCTCGAGGACGAACAGTCTCTCGTCAGCAAGACCCAGAAACAGATCAAGGAACTGCAAGCCCGCATCGAGGAATTGGAAGAGGAAGTCGAATCCGAACGCCAGGCCCGCGCTAAAGCCGAGAAGCAACGCGCCGATCTCGCTCGAGAACTCGAGGAGCTCGGTGAGCGTCTCGAGGAAGCCGGCGGCGCCACCTCTGCTCAGATCGAACTCAACAAGAAGCGCGAGGCTGAGCTCAGCAAACTCCGCCGCGACTTGGAAGAGGCCAACATCCAGCACGAGTCCACCCTCGCCAACCTCCGCAAGAAGCACAACGATGCCGTTGCTGAGATGGGCGAGCAGCTCGACCAGCTCAACAAACTTAAGTCCAA GGCTGAACATGATCGCGCGTCTTGCTACAACGAGCTTAACAACACACGCGCGGCCATTGACCAAGTCGCGAGAGAGAAG GCTGCCTCAGAAAAGATCATCAAGCAACTCCAACACCAGCTCAACGAGGTCCAGAACAAGGCTGATGAAGCTAACCGCACCCTCAATGACCTGGATGCCGCCAAGAAGAAGTTGTCCATCGAGAACTCTGACCTGCTCCGCCAGTTGGAGGAGGCCGAGTCCCAGGTGTCGCAGCTCTCCAAGATCAAGGTGTCGCTCACCACACAGTTGGAAGACACCAAGAGGCTCGCTGACGAAGAGGCCAGG gaACGCGCCACACTTCTTGGCAAGTTCCGTAACCTTGAACACGACTTGGACAACATCCGTGAGCAAGTGGAAGAGGAAGCCGAAGGCAAGGCTGACTTACAACGCCAGCTTTCCAAGGCTAACGCTGAAGCTCAATTATGGCGCTCCAAGTACGAGTCTGAGGGTGTCGCTCGCTCTGAGGAACTCGAGGAGGCCAAGCGCAAGCTCCAGGCCCGCCTCGCCGAAGCAGAGGAGACCATTGAATCCCTCAACCAGAAGGTCGTTGCCCTCGAAAAGACCAAGCAGCGTCTCGCTACCGAAGTGGAGGACCTGCAGCTCGAGGTCGACCGTGCCACCGCCATTGCCAATGCCGCTGAGAAGAAGCAAAAGGCCTTCGACAAAATCATTGGTGAATGGAAGCTCAAGGTTGACGACCTTGCCGCTGAACTCGATGCCAGCCAGAAGGAATGCCGCAACTACTCCACCGAACTGTTCCGCCTCAAGGGAGCTTACGAAGAAGGCCAGGAACAACTCGAGGCTGTCCGCCGCGAGAACAAAAACCTTGCCGACGAAGTTAAAGATTTACTGGACCAGATCGGTGAGGGTGGCCGCAACATTCACGAAATCGAGAAGGCCAGGAAGCGTCTCGAAGCCGAGAAGGACGAGCTCCAGGCTGCCCTCGAGGAGGCCGAAGCGGCCCTCGAACAGGAGGAGAACAAGGTCCTGCGTGCTCAGCTCGAGCTGTCCCAGGTCAGACAGGAGATTGACAGGAGGATCCAGGAGAAGGAAGAGGAATTCGAAAACACCCGCAAGAACCACCAACGCGCATTGGACTCCATGCAGGCTTCCCTCGAAGCCGAGGCTAAGGGCAAGGCGGAGGCCCTGCGCATGAAGAAGAAGCTCGAGGCTGACATCAATGAACTTGAAATCGCCCTCGACCATGCCAACAAGGCTAACGCTGAGGCTCAGAAGAACATCAAACGCTACCAGGGTCAAATCAAGGACCTCCAGACCGCATTAGAAGAGGAACAGCGTGCCCGTGACGATGCCCGCGAGCAGCTCGGTATCTCAGAGCGTCGCGCCAACGCCCTCCAGAACGAACTTGAGGAATCTCGTACACTTCTGGAACAGGCCGACCGCGCTCGTCGCCAGGCTGAACAGGAACTCGGCGATGCTCACGAACAGCTCAACGATCTCTCTGCACAGAACGGCTCACTCTCCGCTGCCAAGAGGAAACTCGAATCCGAACTCCAGACCCTACACTCCGACCTCGACGAGCTCCTCAACGAGGCTAAGAACTCCGAAGAGAAGGCGAAGAAGGCCATGGTGGACGCCGCCAGGCTCGCCGACGAGCTCCGCGCTGAGCAGGAGCACGCCCAGACACAGGAGAAACTCCGCAAAGCCCTCGAACAACAGATCAAGGAACTGCAGGTCAGGCTCGACGAGGCCGAGGCGAACGCGCTCAAGGGAGGCAAGAAGGCCATCCAGAAACTCGAACAGAGGGTACGAGAGCTGGAGAACGAGCTCGACGGTGAACAGAGAAGACACGCAGACGCACAGAAGAACCTGCGTAAGGCCGAGAGGCGTATCAAGGAACTGACTTTCCAGGGTGAGGAGGACCGCAAGAACCACGAGCGTATGCAGGACCTCGTCGACAAACTTCAGCAGAAGATCAAGACCTACAAGAGGCAGATCGAGGAAGCCGAAGAAATTGCCGCCCTCAACTTGGCCAAGTTCCGCAAGGCGCAACAGGAATTAGAGGAAGCCGAAGAAAGGGCAGACCTTGCCGAACAAGCGATCAGCAAATTCCGTGGCAAGGGACGCGCGGGATCCGCAGCGAGAGGAGTCAGTCCGGCG
- the LOC123872730 gene encoding myosin heavy chain, muscle isoform X33, which yields MPKAAVQEGEDPDPTPYLFVSLEQKRIDQSKPYDGKKACWVPDEKEGFVQGEIKATKGDLVTVTLPGGETKDFKKDLVGQVNPPKYEKCEDMSNLTYLNDASVLYNLKQRYYHKLIYTYSGLFCVAINPYKRFPVYTFRCAKLYRGKRRSEVPPHIFAISDGAYVNMLTNHENQSMLITGESGAGKTENTKKVIAYFATVGASSKKEQTTSDKKGSLEDQVVQTNPVLEAFGNAKTVRNDNSSRFGKFIRIHFGPSGKLAGADIETYLLEKARVISQQALERSYHIFYQMMSGSVKGLKDMCLLSNNVHDYNIVSQGKTTIPNVDDGEECLLTDEAFDILGFTQEEKDNVYKITAAVMHMGCMKFKQRGREEQAEADGTEDGEKVAKLLGVDVQDLYKNLLKPRIKVGNEFVTQGRNKDQVTNSVGALCKGMFDRLFKWLVKKCNETLDTKQKRQHFIGVLDIAGFEIFDFNGFEQLCINFTNEKLQQFFNHHMFVLEQEEYQREGIHWEFIDFGMDLLACIDLIEKPMGILSILEEESMFPKATDQTFVEKLNNNHLGKSAPYLKPKPPKPGCQAAHFAIGHYAGNVGYNITGWLEKNKDPLNDTVVDQFKKGQNKLLVEIFADHPGQSGQPDAGGGGKGGRGKKGGGFATVSSAYKEQLNNLMTTLRSTQPHFVRCIIPNELKQAGLIDSHLVMHQLTCNGVLEGIRICRKGFPNRMVYPDFKLRYMILAPAIMQAEKDPKEAARKCLEAVELDPESYRIGHTKVFFRAGVLGQMEELRDDRLSKIISWLQAYIRGYLSRKDFKKLQEQRLALQVVQRNLRKYLQLRTWPWWKLWQRVKPLLNVSRIEDEIAKLEEKAQKAQEAFEKEEKLRKEVEALNAKLLEEKANLLASLEGEKGSLSEIQDRANKLQAQKADVESQLRDTQDRLTQEEDARNQLFQAKKKLEQEVSGLKKDVEDLELSVQKSEQDKATKDHQIRNLNDEIAHQDELINKLNKEKKMQGESNQKTAEELQAAEDKVNHLNKVKQKLEQTLDELEDSLEREKKLRGDVEKQRRKVEGDLKLTQEAVADLERNKKELEQTVQRKDKEISSLTAKLEDEQSLVSKTQKQIKELQARIEELEEEVESERQARAKAEKQRADLARELEELGERLEEAGGATSAQIELNKKREAELSKLRRDLEEANIQHESTLANLRKKHNDAVAEMGEQLDQLNKLKSKAEKERAQYFSEVNDLRAGIDHLSNEKAASEKIIKQLQHQLNEVQNKADEANRTLNDLDAAKKKLSIENSDLLRQLEEAESQVSQLSKIKVSLTTQLEDTKRLADEEARERATLLGKFRNLEHDLDNIREQVEEEAEGKADLQRQLSKANAEAQLWRSKYESEGVARSEELEEAKRKLQARLAEAEETIESLNQKVVALEKTKQRLATEVEDLQLEVDRATAIANAAEKKQKAFDKIIGEWKLKVDDLAAELDASQKECRNYSTELFRLKGAYEEGQEQLEAVRRENKNLADEVKDLLDQIGEGGRNIHEIEKARKRLEAEKDELQAALEEAEAALEQEENKVLRAQLELSQVRQEIDRRIQEKEEEFENTRKNHQRALDSMQASLEAEAKGKAEALRMKKKLEADINELEIALDHANKANAEAQKNIKRYQGQIKDLQTALEEEQRARDDAREQLGISERRANALQNELEESRTLLEQADRARRQAEQELGDAHEQLNDLSAQNGSLSAAKRKLESELQTLHSDLDELLNEAKNSEEKAKKAMVDAARLADELRAEQEHAQTQEKLRKALEQQIKELQVRLDEAEANALKGGKKAIQKLEQRVRELENELDGEQRRHADAQKNLRKAERRIKELTFQGEEDRKNHERMQDLVDKLQQKIKTYKRQIEEAEEIAALNLAKFRKAQQELEEAEERADLAEQAISKFRGKGRAGSAARGVSPAPRSRPAFDGFGTFPPRFDLGPENDF from the exons CAACCACGAGAATCAATCTATGTTGattac CGGTGAGTCTGGTGCTGGTAAGACTGAGAACACGAAAAAGGTAATCGCGTACTTCGCCACCGTCGGTGCCTCCTCGAAGAAGGAGCAGACCACCAGCGACAAGAAGGGATCTCTGGAAGACCAGGTCGTACAAACTAACCCTGTGCTTGAAGCCTTCGGTAACGCCAAGACTGTCCGTAACGACAACTCCTCCCGTTTC GGTAAATTCATCCGTATTCACTTCGGACCCTCTGGAAAACTGGCTGGTGCCGATATTGAGAcct ATCTGCTAGAGAAGGCCCGTGTCATCTCCCAACAGGCGCTCGAGCGTTCTTACCACATCTTCTACCAGATGATGTCTGGCTCCGTCAAAGGACTTAAAG ACATGTGTCTTCTGTCAAACAACGTACATGACTATAACATCGTATCGCAAGGAAAGACTACCATACCCAACGTAGATGATGGAGAGGAATGTTTGTTGACTGAC GAAGCCTTCGACATCCTGGGCTTCACCCAGGAAGAGAAGGACAACGTATACAAGATCACCGCCGCTGTCATGCACATGGGCTGCATGAAGTTCAAGCAGAGGGGTCGCGAGGAACAGGCTGAGGCCGACGGCACTGAG GACGGCGAGAAAGTCGCCAAGCTCCTCGGTGTGGACGTCCAGGACTTGTACAAGAACCTGTTGAAGCCCCGCATCAAGGTCGGAAACGAGTTCGTGACCCAGGGTCGTAACAAGGACCAGGTCACCAACTCCGTGGGTGCTCTTTGCAAGGGCATGTTCGATCGTCTCTTCAAGTGGCTCGTCAAGAAGTGTAACGAGACCCTAGACACCAAGCAGAAGAGGCAGCACTTCATCGGTGTACTGGATATTGCTGGTTTCGAAATCTTCGAC TTCAATGGGTTCGAACAACTTTGTATTAACTTCACCAATGAGAAATTGCAACAATTCTTCAACCACCACATGTTTGTGTTGGAGCAAGAAGAGTACCAACGCGAAGGCATTCATTGGGAATTTATTGATTTCGGAATGGACTTACTGGCCTGCATTGACCTTATCGAAAAG CCTATGGGTATCCTCTCAATTCTTGAGGAAGAGTCTATGTTCCCGAAAGCCACTGATCAGACGTTCGTGGAGAAGTTGAACAACAACCACTTGGGCAAGTCTGCTCCTTACTTGAAGCCCAAGCCCCCCAAGCCTGGTTGCCAAGCCGCTCACTTCGCTATTGGTCATTACGCCGGTAAT GTCGGTTACAACATCACTGGCTGGCTTGAGAAGAACAAGGACCCTCTTAACGACACCGTAGTCGACCAGTTCAAGAAGGGCCAGAACAAACTGTTGGTAGAGATCTTCGCTGACCATCCTGGACAGTCCGGCCAGCCTGATGCCGGTGGCGGCGGCAAGG GAGGTCGCGGTAAGAAGGGCGGTGGTTTTGCTACTGTCTCTTCCGCATACAAG GAACAACTGAACAACTTGATGACAACGCTGAGGTCGACACAGCCTCACTTCGTGCGTTGTATCATTCCCAATGAATTGAAGCAGGCCG GTCTCATCGACTCTCACCTTGTGATGCACCAGCTCACCTGTAACGGTGTGCTGGAAGGCATCCGTATTTGCCGTAAAGGTTTCCCCAACAGGATGGTCTACCCTGACTTCAAGCTCCG CTACATGATTCTTGCGCCAGCTATCATGCAAGCTGAAAAAGATCCAAAAGAAGCAGCAAGGAAGTGTCTCGAAGCGGTCGAGCTCGACCCTGAAAGTTATCGTATAGGTCACACCAAG GTATTCTTCCGCGCCGGTGTCCTGGGTCAGATGGAAGAGTTGCGTGATGACAGGCTCTCCAAGATCATATCTTGGCTCCAGGCCTACATCCGTGGTTACCTCTCCAGGAAGGACTTCAAGAAACTGCAAGAACAGAG ATTGGCCCTCCAAGTCGTCCAGCGCAACTTGCGCAAGTACCTCCAGCTGCGCACCTGGCCCTGGTGGAAGCTGTGGCAGAGGGTCAAGCCCCTGCTCAACGTCTCCCGCATCGAGGACGAGATCGCG AAACTGGAAGAGAAGGCACAGAAGGCCCAGGAAGCCTTCGAGAAGGAAGAGAAGCTTCGCAAGGAAGTCGAGGCCCTCAACGCCAAACTCCTCGAAGAGAAGGCAAACCTTCTGGCTTCTCTCGAAGGCGAGAAGGGCTCGCTCTCTGAAATCCAGGACCGCGCCAACAAGCTCCAGGCGCAGAAGGCTGACGTCGAGAGCCAACTTCGG GACACACAAGACCGCCTAACTCAAGAGGAGGATGCCCGTAACCAACTCTTCCAAGCCAAGAAGAAGTTGGAACAGGAAGTGTCCGGCTTGAAGAAGGATGTAGAAGATCTCGAACTTTCCGTCCAGAAGTCCGAACAAGACAAGGCCACCAAGGATCACCAGATCCGCAACTTGAACGATGAGATCGCCCACCAGGACGAGCTCATCAACAAGCTCAACAAGGAGAAGAAGATGCAAGGCGAGAGCAACCAGAAGACCGCGGAAGAGCTGCAAGCGGCTGAGGACAAGGTCAACCACCTCAACAAGGTCAAGCAGAAGCTCGAGCAGACCCTCGACGAGCTCGAGGACTCCTTGGAGCGCGAGAAGAAACTGCGTGGTGACGTCGAGAAGCAGAGGAGGAAGGTCGAGGGTGACCTCAAGCTCACCCAGGAAGCCGTCGCCGACCTCGAACGCAACAAGAAGGAGCTCGAACAGACCGTCCAGCGCAAGGACAAGGAAATCTCTTCCCTCACCGCCAAGCTCGAGGACGAACAGTCTCTCGTCAGCAAGACCCAGAAACAGATCAAGGAACTGCAAGCCCGCATCGAGGAATTGGAAGAGGAAGTCGAATCCGAACGCCAGGCCCGCGCTAAAGCCGAGAAGCAACGCGCCGATCTCGCTCGAGAACTCGAGGAGCTCGGTGAGCGTCTCGAGGAAGCCGGCGGCGCCACCTCTGCTCAGATCGAACTCAACAAGAAGCGCGAGGCTGAGCTCAGCAAACTCCGCCGCGACTTGGAAGAGGCCAACATCCAGCACGAGTCCACCCTCGCCAACCTCCGCAAGAAGCACAACGATGCCGTTGCTGAGATGGGCGAGCAGCTCGACCAGCTCAACAAACTTAAGTCCAA GGCTGAGAAAGAACGCGCTCAATACTTTAGCGAAGTCAATGACCTTCGCGCCGGTATCGACCACTTGTCCAACGAAAAG GCTGCCTCAGAAAAGATCATCAAGCAACTCCAACACCAGCTCAACGAGGTCCAGAACAAGGCTGATGAAGCTAACCGCACCCTCAATGACCTGGATGCCGCCAAGAAGAAGTTGTCCATCGAGAACTCTGACCTGCTCCGCCAGTTGGAGGAGGCCGAGTCCCAGGTGTCGCAGCTCTCCAAGATCAAGGTGTCGCTCACCACACAGTTGGAAGACACCAAGAGGCTCGCTGACGAAGAGGCCAGG gaACGCGCCACACTTCTTGGCAAGTTCCGTAACCTTGAACACGACTTGGACAACATCCGTGAGCAAGTGGAAGAGGAAGCCGAAGGCAAGGCTGACTTACAACGCCAGCTTTCCAAGGCTAACGCTGAAGCTCAATTATGGCGCTCCAAGTACGAGTCTGAGGGTGTCGCTCGCTCTGAGGAACTCGAGGAGGCCAAGCGCAAGCTCCAGGCCCGCCTCGCCGAAGCAGAGGAGACCATTGAATCCCTCAACCAGAAGGTCGTTGCCCTCGAAAAGACCAAGCAGCGTCTCGCTACCGAAGTGGAGGACCTGCAGCTCGAGGTCGACCGTGCCACCGCCATTGCCAATGCCGCTGAGAAGAAGCAAAAGGCCTTCGACAAAATCATTGGTGAATGGAAGCTCAAGGTTGACGACCTTGCCGCTGAACTCGATGCCAGCCAGAAGGAATGCCGCAACTACTCCACCGAACTGTTCCGCCTCAAGGGAGCTTACGAAGAAGGCCAGGAACAACTCGAGGCTGTCCGCCGCGAGAACAAAAACCTTGCCGACGAAGTTAAAGATTTACTGGACCAGATCGGTGAGGGTGGCCGCAACATTCACGAAATCGAGAAGGCCAGGAAGCGTCTCGAAGCCGAGAAGGACGAGCTCCAGGCTGCCCTCGAGGAGGCCGAAGCGGCCCTCGAACAGGAGGAGAACAAGGTCCTGCGTGCTCAGCTCGAGCTGTCCCAGGTCAGACAGGAGATTGACAGGAGGATCCAGGAGAAGGAAGAGGAATTCGAAAACACCCGCAAGAACCACCAACGCGCATTGGACTCCATGCAGGCTTCCCTCGAAGCCGAGGCTAAGGGCAAGGCGGAGGCCCTGCGCATGAAGAAGAAGCTCGAGGCTGACATCAATGAACTTGAAATCGCCCTCGACCATGCCAACAAGGCTAACGCTGAGGCTCAGAAGAACATCAAACGCTACCAGGGTCAAATCAAGGACCTCCAGACCGCATTAGAAGAGGAACAGCGTGCCCGTGACGATGCCCGCGAGCAGCTCGGTATCTCAGAGCGTCGCGCCAACGCCCTCCAGAACGAACTTGAGGAATCTCGTACACTTCTGGAACAGGCCGACCGCGCTCGTCGCCAGGCTGAACAGGAACTCGGCGATGCTCACGAACAGCTCAACGATCTCTCTGCACAGAACGGCTCACTCTCCGCTGCCAAGAGGAAACTCGAATCCGAACTCCAGACCCTACACTCCGACCTCGACGAGCTCCTCAACGAGGCTAAGAACTCCGAAGAGAAGGCGAAGAAGGCCATGGTGGACGCCGCCAGGCTCGCCGACGAGCTCCGCGCTGAGCAGGAGCACGCCCAGACACAGGAGAAACTCCGCAAAGCCCTCGAACAACAGATCAAGGAACTGCAGGTCAGGCTCGACGAGGCCGAGGCGAACGCGCTCAAGGGAGGCAAGAAGGCCATCCAGAAACTCGAACAGAGGGTACGAGAGCTGGAGAACGAGCTCGACGGTGAACAGAGAAGACACGCAGACGCACAGAAGAACCTGCGTAAGGCCGAGAGGCGTATCAAGGAACTGACTTTCCAGGGTGAGGAGGACCGCAAGAACCACGAGCGTATGCAGGACCTCGTCGACAAACTTCAGCAGAAGATCAAGACCTACAAGAGGCAGATCGAGGAAGCCGAAGAAATTGCCGCCCTCAACTTGGCCAAGTTCCGCAAGGCGCAACAGGAATTAGAGGAAGCCGAAGAAAGGGCAGACCTTGCCGAACAAGCGATCAGCAAATTCCGTGGCAAGGGACGCGCGGGATCCGCAGCGAGAGGAGTCAGTCCGGCG